The Dermacentor albipictus isolate Rhodes 1998 colony chromosome 2, USDA_Dalb.pri_finalv2, whole genome shotgun sequence genome has a segment encoding these proteins:
- the LOC139055771 gene encoding uncharacterized protein, translating to MAVGRIGEHRLGPNASWDEYVERLEMFCEANKIAKEEQKRAVLLSFCGEEAYGLIVTRVKPARPTAATYEEIKTVVRKHLHPRPSELYARFLFYKRNQAAEESVADYVTALRKLAEDCGFGDEQLPLDIMMRDHFVCGLQNEAVKQRLLAEHDLAFNVAYNMAATAVATAKQQRDIRMQGRDETKDCQGTIQATRAKQDSTAEGSSCYLCNKPIADGWCRLVLEEQQQCSPELDGMVQRRGIRSSSSPERRRPVSPLYGGQGTKPWWDAEGALPTKVVEISTTCAHGTEPTYAGLLRHHMYWPHPVAIPCVQSIPSK from the exons ATGGCCGTCGGCAGGATCGGCGAGCATCGTCTCGGCCCAAACGCGTCATGGGACGAATACGTCGAGAGGCTCGAAATGTTCTGCGAAGCTAACAAGATAGCgaaagaagaacagaaaagagccgTCCTGCTGAGTTTTTGTGGCGAAGAAGCGTATGGACTCATCGTAACTCGGGTGAAGCCAGCAAGACCGACGGCAGCAACCTACGAGGAAATTAAGACGGTGGTTCGCAAGCACCTGCATccaaggccttcagagctatacGCGAGGTTTTTGTTCTACAAGAGAAACCAGGCTGCCGAGGAATCGGTTGCGGACTACGTCACGGCGCTTCGAAAGCTAGCTGAAGACTGCGGTTTTGGCGACGAGCAGCTCCCGTTGGACATCATGATGCGAGATCATTTCGTATGCGGCCTCCAGAACGAAGCTGTTAAACAGCGACTGCTCGCAGAACACGACCTTGCGTTCAACGTAGCGTACAACATGGCCGCGACCGCAGTAGCGACAGCCAAGCAACAGCGAGACATACGCATGCAAGGCCGAGACGAGACGAAGGACTGCCAGGGCACGATACAAGCAACCCGCGCGAAGCAAGACTCCACAGCAGAGGGCTCCAGTTGCTACCTTTGCAACA AGCCGATCGCCGACGGGTGGTGCCGCCTGGTCCTGGAGGAACaacagcagtgctcgccagagctcgatggcatggtccAGAGACGTGGTATCCGGTCAAGCTCAAGTCCGGAGAGAAGAAGGCCAGTGTCcccgctgtatggtggccagggcacgaagccttGGTGGGATGCAGAGGGGGCACTTCCAACAAAGGTGGTTGAGATCAGCACGACATGTGCACATGGAACAGAACCCACTTACG CTGGCCTCCTCAGGCACCACATGTATTGGCCCCACCCCGTCGCCATTCCCTGCGTACAGAGCATCCCTTCCAAGTAA